In Palaemon carinicauda isolate YSFRI2023 chromosome 18, ASM3689809v2, whole genome shotgun sequence, a genomic segment contains:
- the LOC137657473 gene encoding uncharacterized protein, which yields MKKSFDTPSTYNHMKTSFDTPSTYNHMKTFFHNPGTYNHMKKSFDTPSTYNHMKTSFDTPSTYNHMKTSFDTPSTYNHMKTSLDTPSTYNHKKTSFDTPSTYYHMKTSFDTPSTYNHMKTSFDTPSTYNHMKTFFHNPGTYNHMKKSFDTPSTYNHMKTSFDTPSTYNHMKTSFDTPSTYNHMKTSLDTPSTYNHKKTSFDTPSTYYHMKTSFDTPSTYNHMKTSFDTPSTYNHMKTSFHNPGTYNHMKKFFDTPSTYNHMKTSFHNPGTYNHMKKSFDNSSTYYNMKTSFVTANTYNHMKTSFDTPTTYNHMKTSLTIPVSTIT from the coding sequence ATGAAGAAATCTTTTGATACTCCCAGTACCTATAATCACATGAAGACATCTTTTGATACTCCCAGTACCTATAATCACATGAAAACATTTTTTCATAATCCTGGTACCTATAATCACATGAAGAAATCTTTTGATACTCCCAGTACCTATAATCACATGAAGACATCTTTTGATACTCCCAGTACCTATAATCACATGAAGACATCTTTTGATACTCCCAGTACCTATAATCACATGAAGACATCTTTGGATACTCCCAGTACCTATAATCACAAGAAGACTTCTTTTGATACTCCCAGTACCTATTATCACATGAAGACATCTTTTGATACTCCCAGTACCTATAATCACATGAAGACATCTTTTGATACTCCCAGTACCTATAATCACATGAAAACATTTTTTCATAATCCCGGTACCTATAATCACATGAAGAAATCTTTTGATACTCCCAGTACCTATAATCACATGAAGACATCTTTTGATACTCCCAGTACCTATAATCACATGAAGACATCTTTTGATACTCCCAGTACCTATAATCACATGAAGACATCTTTGGATACTCCCAGTACCTATAATCACAAGAAGACTTCTTTTGATACTCCCAGTACCTATTATCACATGAAGACATCTTTTGATACTCCCAGTACCTATAATCACATGAAGACATCTTTTGATACTCCCAGTACCTATAATCACATGAAAACATCTTTTCATAATCCCGGTACCTATAATCATATGAAGAAATTTTTTGATACTCCCAGTACCTATAATCACATGAAAACATCTTTTCATAATCCCGGTACCTATAATCACatgaaaaaatcttttgataattcCAGTACCTACTATAACATGAAAACATCTTTCGTTACTGCCAATACCTACAATCACATGAAAACATCTTTTGATACTCCCACTACCTACAATCACATGAAAACATCTTTGACAATCCCAGTATCTACAATCACATAA